One region of Thermococcus celericrescens genomic DNA includes:
- the folP gene encoding dihydropteroate synthase: MKFAGIDLSEPRIMGVINVSPESFYKGSVRDDEDRLIETAVRMVEDGATFIDIGAKSTAPYLETQIPVEEEVRRAVWAVKAIRDHVDVPISIDTTSARVAEEALKAGADVINDVTGLKGDPRMAEVAGEHGAPVIVCAHGKVRNLSDPIHTVIDLLRESLVVAQRHGIEDVAVDPAIGFLRPEWPPWYEWDSKVLANLNMLKIFGRPILIGVSRKSFIGAITDRKDPSERLPGSLAATAVAVFNGANVIRTHDVRETLDAVRTAAFMRKFRM; encoded by the coding sequence ATGAAGTTCGCGGGGATTGATCTGAGTGAGCCCAGGATAATGGGCGTCATCAACGTTTCGCCTGAGAGCTTCTACAAGGGGAGCGTCAGGGACGATGAGGACAGGCTCATCGAGACCGCGGTGAGGATGGTTGAGGATGGAGCAACATTCATCGACATCGGTGCCAAATCGACCGCCCCCTACCTCGAGACCCAGATTCCCGTTGAGGAGGAGGTAAGGCGGGCAGTATGGGCGGTTAAGGCCATTCGCGACCACGTGGACGTGCCAATAAGCATAGACACAACGAGTGCCAGGGTCGCGGAGGAGGCCCTGAAGGCGGGGGCGGATGTGATAAACGACGTCACCGGTCTGAAGGGCGACCCGAGGATGGCGGAAGTGGCCGGTGAGCACGGTGCCCCTGTGATAGTCTGCGCCCATGGGAAGGTGAGGAACCTCAGCGACCCGATTCACACCGTGATAGACCTTCTCAGAGAGAGCCTCGTTGTAGCCCAGAGACACGGTATAGAGGACGTGGCGGTGGATCCGGCCATAGGCTTTCTCCGCCCGGAGTGGCCCCCCTGGTACGAGTGGGACTCAAAGGTTCTGGCGAACCTCAACATGCTCAAAATCTTCGGGCGGCCCATCCTTATAGGGGTCTCCAGAAAGTCGTTCATCGGGGCAATAACTGACAGAAAAGACCCCTCGGAGAGGCTCCCGGGGAGTCTTGCCGCCACGGCAGTGGCCGTCTTCAACGGAGCGAACGTAATCCGGACACACGACGTCAGGGAAACACTCGATGCCGTTCGGACGGCAGCGTTCATGAGGAAGTTCCGGATGTAG
- a CDS encoding AI-2E family transporter codes for MELEAAVWIAISLVVLYLVWETVSPILSPLILAITLAYILYPFHERLSRKTGKRVSAFTMTGILTILTFLFMIGFALWINDVKQSLAYYIDAFFRWLLGFHLPPAIYELIQRLAEDIPKRFEEYVLGYTYSLPKLSLQAIVMVFAFYGILVNTETILEEVHALLPQDNRELALKLLNSAGRTLHSLLRGWLALSILKGAAIAAGFYLFAIADAGGAIAAGIFTILFELLPVLGGWIVWLAGAAYLFGTGETAAAVVFALYGAVFVSPMPDYILRSRLGERETGVNALISLVGIFGGYIAFGFVGLIIGPVALSLLGTLVEEWKKTKEAASTSGTSS; via the coding sequence ATGGAGCTTGAAGCCGCAGTCTGGATCGCGATATCACTCGTCGTCCTCTACCTCGTCTGGGAGACAGTTAGCCCTATCCTTTCTCCCCTTATACTCGCGATAACCCTGGCTTACATCCTCTATCCGTTCCATGAGCGCCTCTCCCGGAAAACCGGAAAGCGTGTTTCGGCCTTCACTATGACCGGTATCCTCACGATCCTGACGTTTCTCTTCATGATCGGCTTTGCCCTCTGGATAAACGACGTCAAGCAGTCTCTGGCGTACTATATCGATGCTTTTTTCCGGTGGCTGCTTGGCTTCCACCTTCCCCCCGCAATCTACGAGCTCATCCAGCGCCTCGCGGAGGATATTCCCAAGCGCTTTGAGGAGTACGTTCTAGGCTACACCTACTCCCTTCCCAAGCTCTCTCTTCAGGCTATCGTGATGGTCTTCGCGTTTTATGGAATCCTCGTGAACACTGAGACAATACTGGAGGAAGTTCATGCCCTCCTTCCACAGGACAACAGGGAGCTGGCCCTTAAACTCCTGAACAGCGCTGGAAGGACCCTCCACAGCCTCCTTCGCGGATGGCTCGCTCTGAGCATACTCAAGGGCGCGGCTATAGCGGCAGGCTTCTATCTTTTCGCTATAGCCGACGCCGGCGGTGCGATAGCGGCCGGCATCTTCACGATACTCTTTGAGCTTCTCCCCGTCCTCGGGGGATGGATAGTCTGGCTGGCCGGGGCGGCCTATCTGTTCGGCACCGGAGAGACTGCCGCGGCGGTCGTCTTTGCCCTCTACGGGGCGGTTTTCGTCTCCCCGATGCCGGACTACATCCTCAGGTCTCGCCTGGGCGAGAGGGAAACCGGGGTAAACGCGCTGATAAGCCTCGTTGGAATCTTCGGGGGTTACATAGCCTTCGGCTTCGTTGGCCTGATAATCGGCCCCGTTGCCCTGTCCCTCCTCGGAACCCTGGTTGAGGAATGGAAGAAGACGAAAGAAGCGGCTTCTACATCCGGAACTTCCTCATGA
- a CDS encoding PH1570 family protein — MLCEEKLEVFENGFRDEKFNLEVEFYGKDARKLLLAVIRELYLPDYGEDYVYPFECAKEFWDIHMDPSEIVTEEFRPSPIKFLNRSVLNRLEKALEEIDAPQEVKGAIDFEKAEVHKLKKGLLAMGKNFILGEGAYLIVFNKPGARELILKYLGMLDGA, encoded by the coding sequence ATGCTCTGTGAGGAGAAGCTCGAGGTATTTGAAAATGGATTCCGGGATGAGAAGTTCAACCTCGAGGTGGAGTTCTACGGAAAGGACGCCAGAAAGCTTCTCCTTGCAGTGATAAGGGAGCTTTACCTCCCCGATTATGGGGAGGACTACGTCTATCCCTTTGAGTGCGCCAAGGAGTTCTGGGACATCCACATGGATCCTTCCGAGATAGTCACCGAGGAGTTCCGGCCGAGTCCCATCAAGTTCCTCAACCGCAGCGTTCTCAATCGCCTCGAAAAGGCCCTCGAGGAGATCGATGCGCCCCAGGAGGTTAAGGGTGCCATAGACTTCGAAAAGGCCGAGGTTCACAAGCTCAAGAAAGGTTTATTAGCCATGGGGAAGAACTTTATACTCGGCGAGGGGGCGTACCTCATAGTCTTCAACAAACCCGGTGCGAGGGAGCTCATACTGAAATACCTGGGGATGCTGGATGGAGCTTGA
- the sppA gene encoding signal peptide peptidase SppA: protein MREDIWKYISAVLILLLAASSVAVVLLYMQNSELKSYTPSNVSPIVVETSLNATCNETAYKLQIEELQRQLDFMRAQLRERNLPEDNTTIAVVPIFGLIDEYTALRIVPLLREIARNDSINGVVLWIESPGGYVGPVRDIYATVRKLNLIKPVVAYTGGMAASGGYYIAAGAEKIIADPLAEVGSIGVIYVHYNLQKNYEMNGIKVDVFKTGPYKDTGAEWRDLSEEERERIAESIDTYFQAFLQAVSSGRNMPLNETRKYATGQTWFAMNVTGSLVDETGDIDRALRILSEELNVTNPRVVIYSGDSPSDFGIFGSTALLLDPRYVSAYLKTG from the coding sequence ATGAGGGAAGACATCTGGAAGTACATATCCGCGGTTCTTATACTCCTGCTCGCCGCCTCAAGCGTGGCGGTGGTGCTGCTCTACATGCAGAACTCTGAGCTGAAATCTTACACCCCTTCGAACGTCTCCCCGATAGTTGTGGAGACCTCACTGAACGCGACGTGCAACGAAACGGCGTACAAGCTCCAGATAGAGGAACTCCAGAGGCAGCTGGACTTCATGCGGGCCCAGCTCAGGGAGCGGAACCTGCCCGAAGACAACACGACGATAGCCGTCGTCCCGATATTCGGTCTGATTGACGAGTACACCGCCCTAAGAATCGTGCCCCTTCTGAGGGAAATTGCCAGGAACGACTCAATCAACGGCGTTGTTCTCTGGATAGAGAGTCCGGGTGGATACGTGGGGCCGGTGAGGGATATCTACGCCACGGTTCGGAAGCTCAACCTTATTAAGCCCGTGGTCGCCTACACCGGAGGCATGGCGGCATCGGGTGGGTACTACATCGCCGCAGGCGCCGAGAAGATAATAGCGGACCCCCTCGCAGAGGTGGGCAGTATCGGCGTCATCTACGTCCACTACAATCTCCAGAAGAACTACGAGATGAACGGCATCAAGGTCGATGTCTTCAAGACCGGCCCCTACAAGGACACCGGCGCGGAGTGGCGCGACCTGAGCGAGGAGGAGCGTGAGAGGATAGCGGAGAGCATTGACACCTATTTCCAGGCATTCCTCCAGGCGGTGAGCAGCGGGAGAAACATGCCACTCAACGAGACCAGGAAGTATGCAACCGGTCAGACCTGGTTCGCCATGAACGTGACCGGCTCCCTTGTGGATGAAACCGGGGACATCGACCGTGCCCTGAGAATCCTTTCGGAGGAGCTCAACGTCACCAACCCGCGCGTCGTCATATACAGTGGGGACTCTCCTTCGGATTTTGGTATCTTCGGGAGCACGGCCCTCCTGCTTGATCCGCGCTACGTGAGCGCTTACCTGAAGACCGGCTGA
- a CDS encoding sugar phosphate isomerase/epimerase family protein, whose product MEIGITVYPHFVTKDKTLASVLADVKIKNYDFVSIFPHTLGLIKNGVVVEKKLRNIETTLRGVGIDYIVRMPTSVNLRDHIYYTRHFRVARAVADVAIKLGAKVIVMQSGRTGRLDLEIEALQQLADMVGPFGIKIALENTFSVKDTLYVVENVDRKNVGFALDVAHAFLSAQGDADKLLEDVKLGTDKTVILMIHDNFGKLFPQVEPEDALAYGVGDLHLLPGEGSIPFGKVLKLFGDVPLLLKVKDPEKFMKVPTKQGLIELLTSL is encoded by the coding sequence ATGGAGATAGGAATTACGGTCTATCCGCATTTTGTCACGAAGGACAAGACCCTCGCGTCGGTGCTCGCGGATGTCAAGATAAAGAACTACGACTTCGTCTCAATATTCCCCCACACGCTCGGCCTCATAAAGAACGGCGTCGTTGTTGAGAAAAAGCTCAGAAACATTGAAACGACCCTGAGGGGCGTCGGAATCGACTACATCGTCAGGATGCCCACCTCCGTCAACCTCCGCGATCACATCTACTACACCCGCCACTTCCGCGTTGCAAGGGCAGTCGCCGACGTCGCGATAAAGCTGGGCGCCAAGGTCATCGTCATGCAGAGCGGGAGGACTGGGAGGCTCGACCTCGAAATAGAGGCCCTCCAGCAGCTTGCGGACATGGTGGGCCCGTTCGGGATAAAGATAGCCCTCGAGAACACGTTCAGCGTCAAGGACACGCTCTACGTCGTCGAGAACGTGGACAGGAAAAACGTCGGCTTCGCCCTCGACGTCGCCCACGCCTTCCTCAGCGCCCAGGGTGACGCGGACAAGCTGCTTGAGGACGTAAAGCTGGGGACCGACAAGACCGTAATCCTCATGATACACGACAACTTCGGAAAGCTCTTCCCGCAGGTTGAGCCCGAGGATGCCCTCGCCTACGGTGTCGGCGACCTCCACCTGCTCCCCGGCGAGGGAAGCATACCATTCGGAAAGGTTCTCAAGCTGTTTGGCGACGTCCCCCTGCTCCTCAAGGTCAAGGATCCCGAGAAGTTCATGAAGGTCCCGACGAAGCAGGGGTTGATAGAGCTGCTGACGAGTTTGTGA
- a CDS encoding ribonuclease III family protein: MRYERNFTDKGLSKFGDSLVNFVFSLALSEYLDRPTGERVPNASLTIALELAGLRHVVPPRTDKHGKGDIAEAIFAYAWLEGKITVEEAVEILRENFTEDVTHFSRRKEAIGRAFAEVFKVIGERLRL; the protein is encoded by the coding sequence TTGAGGTACGAGAGAAACTTCACGGACAAGGGACTTTCAAAGTTCGGGGACTCCCTGGTAAACTTCGTCTTCTCGCTCGCTTTAAGCGAGTATCTGGACAGACCCACCGGTGAGAGGGTTCCGAACGCGTCGCTCACGATAGCCCTTGAGCTGGCGGGACTTAGGCACGTGGTTCCGCCGAGGACCGACAAGCACGGAAAGGGCGACATAGCGGAGGCCATCTTCGCCTACGCGTGGCTTGAGGGGAAGATAACGGTGGAGGAAGCCGTCGAGATTTTGAGGGAGAACTTCACCGAGGACGTTACGCACTTCTCAAGAAGAAAGGAAGCGATAGGGAGGGCCTTCGCGGAGGTTTTTAAGGTAATAGGGGAGAGGTTGAGGTTATGA
- a CDS encoding DNA-directed RNA polymerase subunit L gives MKIEVIKREENVLEFYLEGEDHTFANLLNEVLHENKHVTFAGYTIEHPVLMARKPKFRIVTDGKVTPEKVLEEAAQKVFDRARAVLDAWKAAISE, from the coding sequence ATGAAGATTGAGGTCATCAAGCGTGAGGAAAACGTCCTTGAGTTCTACCTTGAGGGGGAGGATCACACCTTCGCCAACCTGCTCAACGAGGTGCTCCACGAGAACAAGCACGTGACCTTCGCGGGCTACACCATCGAGCACCCGGTTCTCATGGCGAGGAAGCCCAAGTTCCGCATCGTTACCGACGGCAAGGTTACCCCCGAGAAGGTCCTTGAGGAGGCCGCACAGAAGGTGTTCGACAGGGCCAGGGCGGTTCTGGATGCCTGGAAGGCCGCTATAAGCGAGTGA